The following is a genomic window from Streptomyces lincolnensis.
GCACGGCCGGCTCGGAGCGGCCGTACCTCCTGATCCGCAGCAGCAGCCAGCTCGCGGCCGGGAGGAGGTCGTAGCCCGCCCGTTCGGTGATCGTGCGGTAGATCTCGCGGCGGCCCTCCCGGGTGCCCAGCACGGACAGCGCCCGGCACACCTCGTCGTACGACGAACGCTGCACCGGATTGCTGGCGAGGGTCTCCGTGACGTCCGGTGCCGTGACGGAGCCGCGCAGCCGGTCCTCCTTCAGGAACCAGGCCAGGACGAAGCCGAGGAGGGCGACCGGAGCGGCGTACAGGAAGACGTCGGTGATGGCCGAGGCGTAGGCGTCCAGCGCCGGTGGCCTGAGCGCGTCCGGCAGGGCGGCGATGCCGCGCGGGTCGGCCTCCAGGGTGTCCACCGAGACGCCGGGCGGCAACTGGGCGCCGCGGAAGGCGTCCGCCAGCTTGTCGCCGAGCCGGCCCGCGAAGACCGTACCGAAGATCGCGACGCCGAAGGAGGCGCCGATGGAGCGGAAGAAGGTCGCGCCGGAGGTGGCGACGCCGAGATCCTCGTAGGAGACGGCGTTCTGCACGATCAGCACGAGGACCTGCATGACCAGGCCCAGGCCCAGGCCGAAGACGAAGAAGAAGCCGCTCATCTCGGCGGTCGAGCTGTGCGCGTCGAGCTGGTGCAGCAGGAGCAGGCCGAGCGTGGTGACGGCGGTGCCGGCGACCGGGAACACCTTCCAGCGGCCGGTGCGGCTGACGATCTGCCCGGACAGCGTCGACGACAGCAGCAGCCCCAGCACCATCGGCAGCATGTGCACGCCGGACATGGTCGGGCTCACACCCTGGACGACCTGGAGGAACGTCGGCAGGTAGGTCATCGCGCCGAACATCGCGAAGCCGACGATGAAGCTGATCACGGCGGAGAGCGTGAAGGTGCGGATGCGGAACAGTTTGAGCGGGAGGACGGGCTCGGCGGCCCTGCGTTCCACGGCGACGAACGCGACGGCGAGGACGACGCCGAGGACGGCGAGGCCGATGGTCCGGGGCGAGCCCCAGGCCCAGGTCGTGCCGCCGAGCGACGCCACCAGCACCAGGCAGGTGGCGACGGAGGCGATGAGGAAGGTGCCGAGGTAGTCGATGACATGCCGCTCGGACTTACCCGGGATACGCAGCACCGTGGCGATCACGGCGAGCGCGACCACGCCGATCGGCAGGTTGATGTAGAAGACCCAGCGCCAGCTGAGGTGCTCGGTGAACAGTCCGCCGAGCAGCGGGCCGAGGACGCTGGTCGCGCCGAAGACCGCGCCGAACAGGCCCTGGTAGCGCCCGCGGTCGCGCGGTGGGACGAGATCGCCCACGATCGCCATGGACAGCACCATCAGACCGCCGCCGCCGAGTCCTTGCAGCGCCCGGAACGCGATCAGCTGCGGCATGTTCTGCGCCATGCCGCACAGCGCGGAGCCGATGAGAAAAATCACGATCGCGATCTGGAACAGCGTCTTTCGGCCGTACTGATCGCCGAGCTTGCCCCACAGCGGGGTGGCCGCGGTCGAGGCCAGCAGGTACGCCGTGACCACCCACGACAGGTGGTCCAGGCCGCCGAGTTCGCTGACGATCGTGGGCAGCGCCGTCGACACGATCGTCTGGTCGAGGGCGGCGAGCAGCATCCCGAGCAGCAGCGCGCCGATCGAGACGAGGACGTTTCCGGGGACGTGTCCGTCCTTCGCCTCCCCGATGTCTCCCACAGTCTCCGTCCTACCGCGCGCGTCGTCGGCCATGAAGACCTCCCGGGGTCTCGTTCCAGGTTCCATCGTGGTCGGTGTGACCAGTTATGGCCTGTCGAGTCCTGCCGGAACCCCGGATTCCGGGGGCTTGCGGCGGAAGCTGTGGAGAACGGTGGAGAACGTCTGCATAGGATCTGGAGTTCGCGAGGGGAGTCGCGGAGCCCGGAGGGAGGGGACGAACACATGAGCGAGCCGACGCATCGGCCGACCGCACACCTGTGCCCGGAGTGCGGCACACCCAGAGCCACCGACCACAGCCCCTCCTGCGACTGCACCCGCCGCGCCTCCGACGCCCTCCGCGACACCCGCACCGCGGAAGCGGCCGCCGCGGAGGATTTCGACCCCCTCCGCATCCGCCCCTACGTGGACCTGACACCGGAGCCCTACGGCACTCACCCCGGGCCGAAGGCCGAGGGTCCCGGAGATTCGGCCGCGCCTGGCAGGCCGGGTGCGCCTGGCCGCTCCCGCGTGGCCGACAGTCCAGGCTTGCGCGGTGGTTCTGGCGGTCCCGGCGGTTCCGGTGAGCCTGGCGGCTCGGGCAGGCCCGGCAGCCCGGGTGCGCCCGGTGGATCCGGCTTGCCCAACGGCTCCCGCATGCCCAGCAGGTCCGGCGCACCCAACCGTCCCGATGCGTCCGGCGGCCCTGACACACCCAGCGACGCCAGCGTGCCCGGCCGGTCCGGCAGCTCCAGCGTGCCCAATGGTTCGCACGTGCCTGGCAGCTCCCGCTTGCCCAACGGCTCCCACATGCCCAGCAGCCCCGCTGCTCCCCGCACACCCGGCGCCCCGAATGTTCCGCCCACCGAAGCCACCATGCCGCTGCATACCGTCGGCCCCGGCGCGCCGACCGCCCAATCAGGCGCGTCCTCCACGACACCAGCAGCCCCCTCGGCTGACACACCCCACCCCACGCCCCGCACCGCACCCCCGGCCGCACCACCCACCGCGAATGCCACCGCACCGATACCCGCCGCGGCCACCACCGCACCGCCGCCCCGCGTGAACGCCCACACCGCACCGTCCGCCACACGCCCAACCCCGGCACAGCCACGCTCCGGCGGCGACGCGGAGCCCACGGTCGCGCTCCCCCGCGTGGAGACCACCCCCGGGCCGCTCACCCCGGACGCGGCCACGGCACAGCACAGCCCCGGGTTCGACGCGAACCCCACCACGGCGATCCCACGCCCGGACGTCACCACCACCGCGCACCCCACCCCCGCCCACACCACCGTCCTCCCGCGCATGGACACCACCGCCCCCTTACCCACCGTCGACGCGACCACCGCACGGCCCCGCCCAGGCGCCGGCACACTGTCCACGCCCCCCACGGCCACTCCCGGCCGTCCCCACCCGGGCCTGTTCGAGACGGTGGACGACCGCGGTGGTCCCCAGGCACCCGACCCCGAGCCGCACCCCCGGCGGCGCCGTAGGGCTCTGCTCGGGGTCGGTGGAGCCGTCGTCGCGGTCGTCGCGGCGGCCGGGCTGGCAAGTGGGCTGCTGGCGTACGAGTCGCCGTCGCGGGAGGGGGCGCCGCCGAAGGACGTACGGGCGGCCGTGCCGGAGGGGTCGACGAGCGCGACGGCGGAGTCCCCCGCACCGGAGACCGCGTCCGCGTCGCCGACGTCCGCGCCGCCGTCCCCGACGGCCGACGCGAGCCCCTCGCCCTCCGCATCGCCCTCGCCGTCCGCGTCCAGCGCCTCGCCGAGCCCGTCCCGGACGGTGGAGCCGACGCAGACCCCGACGAGTTCGGCCGCCGGCCCCGAGGGGGGCGCCGGCGCGGCGGAGAGTGACGCGGGCCGCCAGATCGGCCCCGTGCTGCGACGCGGCGACCAGGGTCCCGAGGTCACCGAACTCCAGCAGCGCCTGCGCCAGTTGTCCCTCTACGCCGACGAGATCGACGGCGAGTTCAGCGGTGAGGTCGAGACCGCCCTGCGCACCTACCAGTCGTCCCGCAACGTCGGCACGGACAATCCCGGGGTGTACGACCACAAGACCCGCACCGCGCTGGAGTCGGAGACCACGCAGCCGTAGCCGTAGGCGGGAGTCCGGCGTCGGCGGCTCAGGACGCGGACGGCTCGATCTCGCCCGCGAA
Proteins encoded in this region:
- a CDS encoding MDR family MFS transporter; protein product: MADDARGRTETVGDIGEAKDGHVPGNVLVSIGALLLGMLLAALDQTIVSTALPTIVSELGGLDHLSWVVTAYLLASTAATPLWGKLGDQYGRKTLFQIAIVIFLIGSALCGMAQNMPQLIAFRALQGLGGGGLMVLSMAIVGDLVPPRDRGRYQGLFGAVFGATSVLGPLLGGLFTEHLSWRWVFYINLPIGVVALAVIATVLRIPGKSERHVIDYLGTFLIASVATCLVLVASLGGTTWAWGSPRTIGLAVLGVVLAVAFVAVERRAAEPVLPLKLFRIRTFTLSAVISFIVGFAMFGAMTYLPTFLQVVQGVSPTMSGVHMLPMVLGLLLSSTLSGQIVSRTGRWKVFPVAGTAVTTLGLLLLHQLDAHSSTAEMSGFFFVFGLGLGLVMQVLVLIVQNAVSYEDLGVATSGATFFRSIGASFGVAIFGTVFAGRLGDKLADAFRGAQLPPGVSVDTLEADPRGIAALPDALRPPALDAYASAITDVFLYAAPVALLGFVLAWFLKEDRLRGSVTAPDVTETLASNPVQRSSYDEVCRALSVLGTREGRREIYRTITERAGYDLLPAASWLLLRIRRYGRSEPAVLAERSSVPLIVIMEAARQVEERRLALREGLDLVLTDEGRAVADRLALAREESLADLLGDWWGPDRPTDLVHLVKQLNTELCGSTTEHPHDDRLSTRPT
- a CDS encoding peptidoglycan-binding domain-containing protein — protein: METTPGPLTPDAATAQHSPGFDANPTTAIPRPDVTTTAHPTPAHTTVLPRMDTTAPLPTVDATTARPRPGAGTLSTPPTATPGRPHPGLFETVDDRGGPQAPDPEPHPRRRRRALLGVGGAVVAVVAAAGLASGLLAYESPSREGAPPKDVRAAVPEGSTSATAESPAPETASASPTSAPPSPTADASPSPSASPSPSASSASPSPSRTVEPTQTPTSSAAGPEGGAGAAESDAGRQIGPVLRRGDQGPEVTELQQRLRQLSLYADEIDGEFSGEVETALRTYQSSRNVGTDNPGVYDHKTRTALESETTQP